Sequence from the Thermocoleostomius sinensis A174 genome:
GGCTGTATAGCCACACTTCGGACAGGTGCCAACGACATAGCGATCGGGCAAAAACCGTCCGTCCTCTGGCGAATACATCTGGCTAATTTCCCGCTCCTCAATAAAGCCGTTTTCGTCAAGCCGCTGATAAAAATGCTGCGTGAGTTCGTGGTTTTCTGGCGACGAGGTACGACCAAAATAGTCGAACGATAATCCAAAGCGGCTATACACATCGGCTTGGCGATCGTATTGCCGTTTGCAATAGTCTGCTACCTCTAAGCCTGCTTCCAGGGCAGCCAGTTCTGCGGGTGTGCCGTGCTCATCTGTGCCGCAAATGTAAAGCACCGTTTCGCCCTCTTGCCGCAAAAACCGAGCATACACATCGGCGGGCAACATTGAACCAACCAGGTTTCCCAAGTGTTTGATGCCATTAATATAGGGCAACGCACTGGTGATCAAATATCGCATACCTTTTTCCTTTACCTGACTGCTTCCATTTACATATCCGCTATCTTAGGGTAGCGCGGCAGGAACCAGAAGCAGTTATCTGAAGTCCGCAATCATTTCGGCAATCATCTCAGGCAGCGATCGATTCTTTACCCTGAGCCAAGTCAATATTGGCAATGGCACGCTGGGCCACGTTGCGCCAATCGGTTTGGGTGTCCCACGGGGCAAACACCAATTCCCCGCCGTCGGCATATACTCGACAAAACAGTACTTCTTCGGATTCAGCCGCTTGTACCTCAATCGTGATTGATCGCTGCAACTGTTGGGGGGTCATGGTGGCTAAGGCACTCAGCAACGATCGGCTGAAGTTAGAGTCGTAGCCAGCTTCCAAAATATAGGGGCGATCGGCTTGCACATGCAACTGCGTTTTCCAGGTATCCCGCCCCCGTCGTTCTACTTGTTTTAACTCCAGTTTTTCCACCACACAGGTCAACGCCGAATGAGGAATTAGCTGTGGCGATCGGTGCCCATCTTCGGACAGAAAATACCACAGGCCACCCTGCGATCGATTGCAGTAGATATACTTAGGACGCGGAGACTCCCCAAACCCTAGCTGACGCTTTTGCTGTAGTACATCAATGAGTTGCTGCAACAAGTCATTTTGCTGCGCAATCAAGTGCTCTAGGGACATAGGGTAGCCTCTCTAAGGATATTAATATAGTACATTAATACTATCATTTGGCGATCGTCAAGAGTCCGGTCAATCTACAAACCTGCCACATGGCTTGCAAGTTTATGGGCCGAATACCTGTAAAATGACGGTTTGTCGTCAGTTAGCTCGGGACTGGTCAGTGAGGAACTCGCGGAAAGAACTGACCCAATCGCGGCTGCCACTGACGCAGATATTCAACGGTATGCAATGAAAGTGGAGAGGAGCGCATGAAGCGGCGTCAATTTATCCAATATGCTGGCGCAGGCGTGCTGGCCACCGTGGGATTGAGTTTGGTCGATCGCCCATTGGCGCAGGCTCAGACTGGCTCAGTTACCCTTCAATTTTTGGGTCATACAAGTTTTCTGTTCACGGGTGACGGGCGACGAATTTTGACCAATCCCTTTCGACCGATCGGCTGTACGGCGGGCTATCGCGCCCCTCAAGTAGCGGCAGATTTGGTGATGATTAGTAGCCGTTTGCTTGATGAAGGCGTGACCGACGGGTTGCCCAATGATCCGCAAGTGCTCTCAGAACCAGGAATTTACGAATTTCCGGGAATGCAAGTGCAAGGTATCGCTACCGACCATGATGACATTGGTGGTCGCCGCTTTGGCATAAATGTGGTGTGGCGTTGGAATCAAGGCGGGCTGAATATTGTGCATTTGGGCGGAGCCGCCGCGCCAATCACGGTTGAGCAGCAGATTTTGATTGGTCGCCCTGATGTGCTATTGGTTCCCGTTGGCAATGGTCCTAAAGCCTTCACTCCGGAAGAAGCCAGAGGGGCGATTCAAACGCTGAATCCTCGCCTCATCATTCCAACCCACTATCGTACCCAAGCCGCAGATGACGCCACTTGTGACATTGAGCCGATCGACAATTTCCTCGCTCTGATGCAAGGCACGCCGATTGACCCCGTGAGCAGCGATACAATTACCCTCAGTTCTGCCAGTTTGCCGGAATCAGGCGCGGTGATTCGGGTATTGAGCTACGCTTTTTAGCGAGAGAAGATCTAGTAATTCAATTCGTTACGCTAAAATTGGGTATCAATCGGCGATCGGGTTTCATTGTCCAGAACGCCGGATTGGGGCTGTAGCTCAGCAGGATAGAGCGACCGCCTCCTAAGCGGTAGGCCGCGCGTTCGAATCGCGCCAGTCCCGTACCTTGTTTCTGCCAAAAGAATTTATGTAAGCCGTGGGAACGTAGAAGAAACCACTCAACCCACTCTCCCACAATCAGCCAACCCCATAAACGACGTAAATTGCTCATCGATTGCCACTTTTTCTAAAACTTGAGTGGCAAGGCGGCGCAACACCTCTTCCAGTTCACCTTGCAAGCAATAGGGAGCATTCGATCTCAAAATAATCTAAGCCGTCTGTAAATTCTCAATCATCTCGCTCGGTAATCTCGTAATGAGCAACCCATCACAATAGGAGACACTTTTTTCGCAACTTCTGGGGAAAAGCAGAGGGGGAGAGAGCAAATTGTTCTGAATTCAGCAACGCTTAATTGTTCCATAAACTTCTAGAAAAACGCCAATAATTCACGCTATAGAGCAAATAAAGCGCCTGCTTGTAAAGAACTTAGACCAATCTGAACCATCCTCTGCATCTTCCTCCAAGATGGTTCTCAAGAGAGCTTTATTTATTATTAATTCTAAGGAGTTTATTTAGTATGCTACCTTTTACTCGATCGCGGTTCTTGCGACAACTTTTATTTGGAGTCGTCGGTTTTCTGGGAGTTCTCGTCGTAGGGGCTTGTAGCGCCAATACCCTTGATGGAGGAGCCATCAAATTAGCCGATGCAACTGGCAATGCGGGCAACTTACCCGTCATGCGTGTGGCAACGGCTCCATATTTCCCTCCCTTTACCTTTTTGGCAGAAGACGGTTCTATACAGGGCTTTGATATTGATTTAATGAATGCGATTGGCCAGGCTTCTAACTTTGTTGTGGAGTTTGAAAACCAAAATGGAATCGATCAGGTGATTCGCAGTTTACACACTTCAACCATTGATGCGGCCATTTATGGTTTGACTATCACCCCCGATCGTGCCAGAGTTGTAGATTTCTCTCATCCCTATTTCAGGTCTGGTTTGGCAATCGCAACGCAGGCAAGCGATACGGAAATTACTTCGATTGACACGTTACCAGGCAAGCGAGTTGGAGTTGAATCAGGTTCTACAGGTGAAGCGAAAGCTAGAATGATTTCTGGAGTAAAAGTAAAGCCATTTGAAACGGTGATTCGGGCGCTTGAAATGTTGCAGGATGGCAAGGTGGATGCGGTTATCAATGACGCACCTGTTACAGCTTATCTCATCAATCAAGGAGAAGCGATCGGCGTGAAGGTTGTGGGTCGCTTGCTAAACGAAGAGTTGTATGGCATTGCTGTTCCTAAAAATGCTTCTAGTTTGGAAACGATTAATGAAGGATTGTCAACCATTTTGAAGAATGGTCAATACGAAACAATCTACAGAAAATGGTTTGCAGCTGATCCGCCTGTGTTGCCTGAAACGGTTCCTTAGGAGTGTAAAGGGTCGCATTGTGGATACTTCTGCTTGTATGTAGCAAAATGCCTGAGAGCTATTTAATCAAATTACCTTTACAGTCCTAAAACGTTGACAGGGTTTTCTCCCTCTAACCCTCATAAAGATAGGAACTTGACGCCGCATTTAGATTTCGCTTGCCAAGGTAGGATCGAGGGAAATCAAAACGATTCAAGAAGACTAGATTTTTACTGCAAATGATGGAATGAAACACAACACTTGGTTTGATTAAGCAATAATTTTGTTGTTTATTTCACCCTGTTAATTCTGAGTATATAAACTCATTAAAGGCTGATATTATATAGTCAAGGGGAAAGGAGCACGCTTCAAAACAGCATTCATCGTATCTCCCTATTCGACAGTAATTTCGACCAATTTAGGTGATTTTAGGCTATTGAAGGATGATTATCGAACCATAGATTTTGTTTCTCAAATTCGCATTCATTCAATTTTCTTTGTATTTTTGATCTTTAACTATTTATCAAAAAACTGTCTCAGTATTTCTCATACTGATTCTTCCAGATTTCTGAGGAAGACGAACACCATAAAGAACTTAATGAAGAATAAGGTCATTTTTTAGTTAGAACCGATTGTTTCGATTCTACTAAAAATTCTTCTCAGTTTATCTCAAATCAAGAGTGGTTCATTTGCTTTCAAATTCATCGAAACATGTATTTTGACAGCAAGGCATGAGCTAGAGCCATGGCTTAGCCTATATTTTTGTCAAAGTTAAAATAGGAGACACTTCTATGAGAACTTCAACAGCAGTTGGTTTGGTTGCTTTTTTAGCAAGTGCAGGCATTACAGTTGCTGGAACAAATTTTGCTATTGCTTCTCCTGTTTGCGCTGTTTTACCAGGTTTAGGTCTCAATACTTGTACTTGTTTTGCTAGACATCCACGACTAGGAGGAACTTTTTCAGCGGCTGGCAGCAGATTCGCAAGACAGGTTGCTCTGAGTCGATGCTTTGCGGCGGCAACGGCGCGACGATTAAACCCAGGGCAGTGCTATGCAGTCTGTGTTGGTAGAGGGTGTCGTTAATTGAATTCAACGCTTGATAACCATTTCTCTTCAACCCTCGTGTAGCAGGTATATGGTGTGCTTGTCACCTTTGTGCCCTCACCCTAAATCCCGTTCCCAAACATGGGAGCGGGGCTTTAAAGCCTTTTTCCCTGCCCTCAAACTTGGAAGAAAGGGTTGGGGAACGAGGGCGAATGCCACACTTGCAAACGCGACAGGCTCCCAGTGTATATGAGTAAACTGCGCCTTCATATCAGTTTCATATTTTCTTGTTCTAAGCTGAAAGCAAAATTATTCTAGTAACAATATTCAGCCTGCTGTCTCTTAATAAATATGTGATGTTTGGCTCAATCTTGATCCGATCGGCACATTTTAAGAACCATAACGAACCGGAAAAAGCTTGTGCAGCAAGGATTTCGAGAACCAAATGTCCTCTCTAAGCGAATCAACGCACTTGTCCTTCTCTCAGGAAATGGGAGTGCATAATGCAGCACATTTAGCGCGGATCTGTATCTTACTTAAGAGAGTTTACAGGCGATCGATTGCACGATGTTAGATGCCGTGTGGAGTGTGCATAGATCAGCAGGATAAAAAACGGAAGTTCGAGAAGCGAAGTCAGGTTTACACTGGCGTATCCCTTTGGAGAAATGGTTATGAACACTGAAACCATCAATGAAGTGAGACGCAGTTTAGGGTGGTTAATTGCCTTGGGCGTCGTTATGGTTATGCTGGGCATTACGGCGATCGTCGAACCTTTCATTGCTTCGATTGTGGTAGCGCGGGTTCTATCCTGGACGTTTTTATTAGCAGGAATCGTCCGAATCCTTCATGCATTACAATCTCGGCGACAGCGGGGCTTTTGGTTGAAGTTGCTGATTGGTATGTTCTACATGGTGGCCAGCGTTCTGCTACTCAGCAACATGTTGGGAGCAAAACTCACCTTGACACTGGTGTTTGGATGGACAATCTTGATTCAGGGAATGGTTGAGATTATTACAGCTCTTAAAATCCGTTCGGAGCCGGGTTGGGGCTTAATGGTATTTAGCGGTATTGTCGCACTGATTTTAGGAATTTTAATTTTGAATCGATGGCCCAACAATGCGATTTGGTTGTTGGGATTTTTTACAGGTGTTAGTTTTATCTTTACTGGAATTTGGATGATTATGCTGCCTCGTGCTATCAGCAATCATTTCGCCGCAAATTAATAGTTTCTCTTCATGCAGTTGTTTGAGTAGCCGAATCAATAGGAGCAATCTATGACCACAGAGCATCAGCGCCTTGAACAAAATCGCACAGGTGAAGTCAATTGGATGAAGTGGGGTCCATACTTAAGTGAACGCCAATGGGGAACGGTTCGAGAGGATTACAGTACAGACGGTAATGCCTGGGATTACTTTCCCCACGATCAGGCGCGATCGCGGGCTTATCGGTGGGGAGAGGACGGACTGGGAGGTATCACCGATGATCACAATTTACTTTGTTTTGCGCTGGCACTGTGGAATGGTCAAGATCCAATTTTGAAAGAACGCTTGTTTGGCTTAACGAATGCCGAAGGAAATCACGGTGAGGATGTCAAGGAGTATTACTTTTACCTTGACAGTACCCCTACCCATTCCTATATGAAATACCTGTATAAGTATCCACAAAAAGCATTTCCTTACGATGATTTGGTTGAAACAAATCGTCATCGTAATCGCTACGAACTAGAATATGAGCTAATCGATACAGGCATCTTTGATGACGATCGCTACTTTGATGTATTTGTGGAATATGCCAAGGCGGATGCTGAAGATCTTTTTATTAAAATTAGCGTGGTCAATCGCGGTCCTGAAGCAGCTCCGCTTCATGTATTACCGACGCTTTGGTTTCGCAACACGTGGTCTTGGTCAGACAGTGGTGCAAAACCTGTTTTAACGAAACGAGAAGGAACGGGCAACAGTGTTGTTCATGCTCAAGTCACCAATAATCTGCTAAAGCAGCATATAACTGAATATTACTTTTACTGCGATAGTGTTGTTCCACTATTGTTCATAGAGAATGAAACGAACAACAAACGAATTTTTGGAACAGACAATGCTACTCCTTTTGTGAAAGATGGTATCAACAACTACATTGTTCATGGACAACAGGATGCCATTAATCCATACAATATGGGAACCAAGGTATCTCCGCACTATGAATGCATGATAGATGCAGGGAAAACTAAGGTGATTCGTTTGCGACTTAGTAAACATGCTCCGGCTCAACTCGGAAACCTATTCGCTGACTTTGATCAGATTTTTGCCACGCGCTTGAAAGAAGCAGATGATTTTTATGCGACTGTCATTCCACCCACCGTTTTAGCAGATGCCGATCGCACAAATATCATGCGACAAGCGTTAGCTGGAATGATGTGGACGAAACAATATTTCTACTACGATGTCGATTTGTGGCTGCGGGAACGAGGCGTCAATCCTTGGGCTCCGGCTTTCCAACGGCGACATGTGCGCAATAGCGATTGGTTCCACATGAATAACGATGATATTGTTTCCATGCCCGATAAGTGGGAATATCCTTGGTATGCGGCATGGGATTTGGCATTTCATGTGATTCCCATTAGCATCATCGATCCAGAGTTTGCTAAAAAGCAACTGATGCTGATGTTGCAGGAAGATTACTTGCATCCCAATGGTCAGATTCCTGCCTATGAATGGAACTTTGGGGATGTTAATCCACCAGTCCATGCGTGGGCAACGTGGGAAATTTATACTCGCGATCGGGCGCTGAATCAAGGTAACGGAGATATTGAATTTCTCAAATATGCCTTTTCTAAGCTGCTAATCAACTTCACGTGGTGGGTTAATCGCAAGGATGAAGGCGGTAATAACTTGTTCCAGGGCGGCTTCTTGGGACTGGATAATATTGGGGTATTCGATCGCAGTGCGGCACTACCCACAGGGGGGCATTTAGAGCAGGCAGACGGAACGGCATGGATGGTGTTCTTTAGTGAGCAAATGTTTCAGATTGCGATCGAACTGGCGCTGCACGATCCCCTATACGAAGACTTTGCTATCAAGTTCTTTGAACATACAATGTGGATTGCTGGAGCAATGGATCGCATCGGTGATTTCTATGACGAATTGTGGGATGAAGAAGATGGTTTTTTCTATGATGTGTTGCGGATGCCAAATGGTCATTCCACTCGCTTGAAAGTGCGATCGTTAGTGGGGTTACTGTCACTGATGGCGGTAGCTGTCTTTCCGCGTGAAGCCTTTGAAACGTTGCCTCGCTTCCGGACAAAAGCCCAAACGTTCATCATGCGACATCCCGAACTCACAGGTAATATTCATCTTCCGTCCCAAGAAGGTATCCGAGGACGATTAATGCTGTCGATCTTGAATGAGGACAAACTACGCCGGGTTCTTTCTCGGATGCTGGACGAAACCGAATTTCTCAGTGACTATGGCATTCGTTCCCTGTCGCGCTATCACCTAGAAAACCCCTATTTCTTTTACCACGAAGGTCAAGAATACAAAGTAGGGTATGTGCCTGGAGATTCAACCTCTGGAATGTTTGGCGGCAACTCTAACTGGCGCGGGCCAATCTGGATGCCCATGAACATTTTGCTGTTGCGCGGATTGCTGCAATTCTACAGTTACTATGGCGACGATTTCACTGTAGAGTATCCGACTGGCTCTGGTCAGTACGTGACCCTGTATGACGTAGCTAATTGCATCAGCGAACGCATCGTCAGAATATTTCTCAAAGATGAAAACGGTCGGCGTCCTTTGTATGGTGGTGCTGAAAAATTTCAGACTGATCCCCATTGGCGTGATCTGATCTTGTTCTATGAATATTTCAATGGAGATAATGGGGCTGGGATTGGGGCCAGCCATCAAACCGGGTGGACAGGCTGCGTGGCGCGAATTATTCAGGCATTGGGCTACTTCACCAAAGAAACTGTATTAGACATGAGTGCGTCCATGGCTCCAGTCAAATACCAGACTTGATTGAGTAGGGAAAAGCGGCGGTAAGCGGCGACAGATCATCACCATATCGCACTAATTTTGCGGTATTAATAGAGCGGTATCAATTGCGTTGAACAACGTCGTTGGTGCGGCTCTTTGCAGGTCAAAGCAATGACACCCTTTTCTGCCCCTCTGTTATACCAAGTCAACACTCGTGTCTGGATCGCCTTGCTGTCAAAGCAATTGAATGATTCAGCAACACTGGATGACATTCCTGATGCAGCTTTAGATGAAATCGTGAATCTGGGTTTTGATTGGGTCTACGGTCTAGGAGTTTGGCAAACCGGAGAAGCCGGGCGATTAATTTCTTTGTCTCATTCCGATTGGTTAACGGAATACCGTTTGTTGCTATCTGATTTTGATGATAATGATGTGTATGGTTCCTGTTTTGCGATCAAAGCTTATGTAGGAAGCGATCGCTTAGGCGGTAATATTGCAATCGAACACTTGCGCGATCGACTTCATCAACGAGGTCTCAAGCTGATGTTAGATTTCGTTCCCAACCATACAGCGCTGGATCATCCTTGGGTTCAAACTCATCCTGAATTTTTTATTCATGGCACTGAGGAATTGTTGGAGCAAGAACCTCAGAACTATTGCCGGGTGTCTCTACCAACAGGCGACGCCATCTTTGCCTATGGTCGTGATCCTTACTTTCCGGGCTGGCCTGATACGTTACAACTGAACTATGGCAATCCTGCTGTACAAACTGCCATGCAAGACGAGTTGCTTAGCATTGCTCAATTCTGTGATGGAGTGCGATGTGATATGGCTATGTTGGTACTACCGGAGGTGTTTCAACGCACTTGGGGTATTGCGACAGAACCATTTTGGCAAACTGCTATACAGGCGGTACGATCACAACATCCTAATTTTATCTTCATGGCAGAGGTGTACTGGGAGTTGGAA
This genomic interval carries:
- a CDS encoding MGH1-like glycoside hydrolase domain-containing protein; protein product: MTTEHQRLEQNRTGEVNWMKWGPYLSERQWGTVREDYSTDGNAWDYFPHDQARSRAYRWGEDGLGGITDDHNLLCFALALWNGQDPILKERLFGLTNAEGNHGEDVKEYYFYLDSTPTHSYMKYLYKYPQKAFPYDDLVETNRHRNRYELEYELIDTGIFDDDRYFDVFVEYAKADAEDLFIKISVVNRGPEAAPLHVLPTLWFRNTWSWSDSGAKPVLTKREGTGNSVVHAQVTNNLLKQHITEYYFYCDSVVPLLFIENETNNKRIFGTDNATPFVKDGINNYIVHGQQDAINPYNMGTKVSPHYECMIDAGKTKVIRLRLSKHAPAQLGNLFADFDQIFATRLKEADDFYATVIPPTVLADADRTNIMRQALAGMMWTKQYFYYDVDLWLRERGVNPWAPAFQRRHVRNSDWFHMNNDDIVSMPDKWEYPWYAAWDLAFHVIPISIIDPEFAKKQLMLMLQEDYLHPNGQIPAYEWNFGDVNPPVHAWATWEIYTRDRALNQGNGDIEFLKYAFSKLLINFTWWVNRKDEGGNNLFQGGFLGLDNIGVFDRSAALPTGGHLEQADGTAWMVFFSEQMFQIAIELALHDPLYEDFAIKFFEHTMWIAGAMDRIGDFYDELWDEEDGFFYDVLRMPNGHSTRLKVRSLVGLLSLMAVAVFPREAFETLPRFRTKAQTFIMRHPELTGNIHLPSQEGIRGRLMLSILNEDKLRRVLSRMLDETEFLSDYGIRSLSRYHLENPYFFYHEGQEYKVGYVPGDSTSGMFGGNSNWRGPIWMPMNILLLRGLLQFYSYYGDDFTVEYPTGSGQYVTLYDVANCISERIVRIFLKDENGRRPLYGGAEKFQTDPHWRDLILFYEYFNGDNGAGIGASHQTGWTGCVARIIQALGYFTKETVLDMSASMAPVKYQT
- a CDS encoding basic amino acid ABC transporter substrate-binding protein is translated as MLPFTRSRFLRQLLFGVVGFLGVLVVGACSANTLDGGAIKLADATGNAGNLPVMRVATAPYFPPFTFLAEDGSIQGFDIDLMNAIGQASNFVVEFENQNGIDQVIRSLHTSTIDAAIYGLTITPDRARVVDFSHPYFRSGLAIATQASDTEITSIDTLPGKRVGVESGSTGEAKARMISGVKVKPFETVIRALEMLQDGKVDAVINDAPVTAYLINQGEAIGVKVVGRLLNEELYGIAVPKNASSLETINEGLSTILKNGQYETIYRKWFAADPPVLPETVP
- a CDS encoding MBL fold metallo-hydrolase, producing the protein MKRRQFIQYAGAGVLATVGLSLVDRPLAQAQTGSVTLQFLGHTSFLFTGDGRRILTNPFRPIGCTAGYRAPQVAADLVMISSRLLDEGVTDGLPNDPQVLSEPGIYEFPGMQVQGIATDHDDIGGRRFGINVVWRWNQGGLNIVHLGGAAAPITVEQQILIGRPDVLLVPVGNGPKAFTPEEARGAIQTLNPRLIIPTHYRTQAADDATCDIEPIDNFLALMQGTPIDPVSSDTITLSSASLPESGAVIRVLSYAF
- a CDS encoding HdeD family acid-resistance protein; its protein translation is MNTETINEVRRSLGWLIALGVVMVMLGITAIVEPFIASIVVARVLSWTFLLAGIVRILHALQSRRQRGFWLKLLIGMFYMVASVLLLSNMLGAKLTLTLVFGWTILIQGMVEIITALKIRSEPGWGLMVFSGIVALILGILILNRWPNNAIWLLGFFTGVSFIFTGIWMIMLPRAISNHFAAN
- a CDS encoding alpha-amylase family glycosyl hydrolase, with product MTPFSAPLLYQVNTRVWIALLSKQLNDSATLDDIPDAALDEIVNLGFDWVYGLGVWQTGEAGRLISLSHSDWLTEYRLLLSDFDDNDVYGSCFAIKAYVGSDRLGGNIAIEHLRDRLHQRGLKLMLDFVPNHTALDHPWVQTHPEFFIHGTEELLEQEPQNYCRVSLPTGDAIFAYGRDPYFPGWPDTLQLNYGNPAVQTAMQDELLSIAQFCDGVRCDMAMLVLPEVFQRTWGIATEPFWQTAIQAVRSQHPNFIFMAEVYWELEWTLQHIGFDYTYDKRLYDCLREQHAQPVREHFEADLNYQIKLARFLENHDEPRAASIFPPDVHRAAAILTFLSPGLRFFHQGQLEGFHHKISVHLQRGPVEAIDDDLYTFYRQLLNCLQLSVVRKGVWQLLACTPAWEGNDTWNDFISFAWKKNEKRLLIVVNYSAHAGQCYVTLPDTALVEKQYQLQDLMSSIVYERSGHSLVSGLYFDLPAWGYHVFNLQEI